In the Wyeomyia smithii strain HCP4-BCI-WySm-NY-G18 chromosome 2, ASM2978416v1, whole genome shotgun sequence genome, one interval contains:
- the LOC129723555 gene encoding protein pangolin, isoforms A/H/I/S-like — protein MPHNSSTGDELGSTDEVKVFKDEDREDEKPSENLLEEKSSLIDLTENEEKTVKNGTNRHEQNPAYGKLPHGHPGFNMGYLVPPYAYPNGSAGGLPVSMANKMGLPPFFCHNGDHLSSPPPAHCGILPYQLDPKTMGLTRPPLYSFPTSQYPYPMLSPDMPLVASSWHTPSMYGPAAGFRNPYPASLQIYTSLPSDFYRYSPGLLPSVHSHPMLNPHHAIITPGPKQDLSGPDSSRYGSGRSSNPPTIKQEGGEDAPHGRYSSNHNRSSNNSHHNHEQSNHNNNNNNNNHHNSGSGQHRSLSDKEIAAEKKKNHVKKPLNAFMLYMKEMRAKVVAECTLKESAAINQILGRKWHSLSREEQSVYYDKARQERQMHMELYPGWTARDNYGYGAKKKKRKKDRSPADPGGNSMKKCRARYGLDQQNQWCKPCRRKKKCIRYKEMTDSEEGRDQGSDDAIGSCGSMDDSKSPEDDRESLNQSLSSPRSMSVLSSLQSPSTSIASPLNLLASPATPTNYYHHHDHLGLASMIAAQQQQQQQQQQQALQNSASDKLNNISSDSGLSSQLNNSYSNNFSPYSNHHTMRNNSSQNQTNSSSTNNNNLSSGVPSPGGLLNGGTSNNKNHHSSSGSNSLPPHHHQPHPPATGPPPNGSNNSVSALQIPPHLQQLSLSGSSPPMPNNGSSLPANHIKEEPGCLRGSPPNFLLQHHQAAAAAMAAAAAAAHHRHKINGDLTLTGDLSRSSSSATNNDSGRSTGSSQANSTSDR, from the coding sequence ATGCCTCACAACAGTTCTACCGGTGATGAACTCGGCAGCACCGACGAGGTTAAAGTATTTAAAGATGAGGATCGTGAAGACGAAAAGCCGTCGGAAAACTTGCTGGAGGAGAAATCCAGCTTGATTGATCTAAcggaaaacgaagaaaaaacagtgaaaaatggAACCAATCGGCACGAGCAGAATCCGGCGTACGGCAAACTACCGCATGGCCATCCCGGATTCAACATGGGATACCTTGTGCCTCCATATGCCTACCCAAACGGTAGTGCCGGCGGTTTACCGGTGTCAATGGCAAACAAAATGGGCCTGCCGCCGTTTTTCTGCCATAATGGAGACCACCTTTCCTCCCCTCCACCTGCCCACTGCGGAATACTTCCCTACCAGTTGGATCCGAAGACAATGGGACTGACGCGACCTCCTCTGTACAGTTTTCCAACCAGCCAATACCCGTATCCGATGCTTAGTCCTGACATGCCGCTGGTCGCATCGTCATGGCATACACCTTCAATGTACGGTCCAGCGGCTGGCTTTCGCAATCCTTACCCTGCGTCCCTGCAAATCTATACATCTCTACCAAGTGATTTCTATCGGTACTCTCCGGGTCTTCTCCCGTCAGTTCATTCCCACCCAATGCTGAACCCGCATCACGCCATAATCACTCCGGGTCCGAAGCAAGACCTATCCGGGCCGGATTCGTCGCGATACGGTTCCGGTCGATCATCTAATCCGCCCACAATCAAGCAAGAAGGCGGCGAAGACGCCCCTCACGGCCGTTACTCGTCCAATCATAATCGATCGTCCAACAATAGCCATCACAATCACGAGCAAAGCAAtcacaataataataacaacaacaacaatcatCACAACAGTGGTAGCGGGCAGCATCGATCTCTTTCGGATAAGGAGATTGCGGCCGAGAAGAAAAAGAATCATGTCAAGAAACCGTTAAATGCATTTATGCTTTACATGAAGGAAATGCGTGCGAAAGTGGTAGCGGAATGTACACTCAAAGAGTCGGCCGCTATCAATCAGATACTGGGTCGGAAGTGGCACTCGCTTTCGCGTGAAGAGCAAAGCGTGTACTACGATAAGGCTCGCCAGGAACGGCAAATGCATATGGAACTGTACCCCGGCTGGACGGCACGGGACAACTATGGATATGGGGCcaagaaaaagaaaaggaaaaaggaCCGAAGTCCGGCCGATCCGGGTGGCAACAGTATGAAAAAGTGCCGGGCACGGTATGGCCTAGATCAGCAGAATCAGTGGTGTAAACCATGCCGACGCAAAAAGAAATGTATCCGCTACAAGGAGATGACCGATAGTGAGGAAGGTCGCGATCAGGGATCCGATGATGCTATCGGAAGCTGTGGAAGTATGGATGACTCGAAGAGTCCAGAAGATGATCGAGAGTCGTTGAATCAGTCACTGTCCAGTCCACGGAGTATGAGTGTTCTGTCCAGTTTGCAGTCTCCCTCAACGAGTATAGCGTCCCCGTTAAACTTACTGGCAAGTCCAGCAACACCAACCAATTATTACCATCATCACGATCATCTGGGTTTGGCGTCGATGATCGcagcccagcagcagcagcagcaacaacaacaacagcaagccCTCCAGAACAGCGCCAGTGACAAACTGAACAACATCAGCAGCGACAGCGGTCTCAGTTCCCAGCTAAACAACAGCTACAGCAACAATTTCAGCCCCTACAGCAATCATCACACGATGCGAAACAATTCCAGCCAGAATCAGACAAACAGTAGCAgtaccaacaacaacaacctcAGTTCGGGTGTTCCCAGCCCCGGCGGACTTCTAAACGGGGGCACTTCGAACAACAAGAATCATCACAGCAGCTCCGGTAGTAATAGTCTTCCGCCACATCACCATCAGCCGCATCCTCCGGCTACGGGGCCACCTCCGAACGGGAGCAACAATAGCGTATCAGCATTACAAATTCCCCCGCATCTTCAGCAGCTCAGTCTGTCCGGCTCGTCCCCGCCCATGCCCAATAATGGGTCATCACTGCCGGCGAACCACATCAAGGAAGAACCAGGCTGTCTTCGAGGTAGCCCTCCCAATTTCCTTCTCCAGCAtcatcaggcagcagcggcggcaaTGGCGGCTGCCGCTGCCGCAGCGCACCATCGACACAAGATCAACGGAGATCTCACACTAACGGGCGATCTGTCCCGGAGTTCCAGTAGTGCGACGAACAACGACAGTGGCCGCAGCACGGGCAGTAGTCAAGCAAACAGCACCAGTGATAGGTAG